In Desulfosporosinus youngiae DSM 17734, the genomic stretch TTATGAAGTGGTCATCGCCACCCATGTGGACAACGAACATCTGCATTCTCACTTTATTATCAACTCGGTCAGCTTTAAAACAGGCAAAAAATTACACCAGGGCCCCAAAACACTACTAAAACTCCGGGCATATTCCGACCGAATTTGTCGGCAATATGGGCTGACCACCCTTGAGCCATACAACGGCGGTAAATCGAAAAGCCTTGCCTCTCGGGAATACCGTGCCGCCGCCAAGGGGCAAAGTTGGAAGTTTTCATTGATGAACGCAATTGATACGGCGATGAAAATCAGTGGCACAAAAGCAGAGTTTATCAAGAATATGGAGCAACAAGATTACGCGGTAAAATGGACAGAGAACAGAAAATATATCACCTATACCTGCCCCAACACCATGTCCTGCCGGGATTTGAAGCTCCATGACAACCGCTATTTAAAGGAGATGATGGAGCGTGAATTTGAGTTTAGAAGAATTGAAGCAACGGAACGCAGGCTCGCAGCCAGTCGACCCGATTCCCCAGCAGCCATTGCAGAACAGCCCGTCTTGTCCTCTGACACAGGAGAAGCTGGACAACCTGTTCTACAATCAAGGACTGATTTGGGATGGAATCGAGAACTTGGAGAAACAGCAGAAAACCTTACAACAGCAGCTCCACAGCATCAAAATACAACTGGACAATCTTCCTGCGAGGTCGGAGCTGGAGCAAAGCAGCAAGATCCTGTTGCAGATACAGCAGACGGTGTCACCGGCTGGGAATCAGAAAGAGAAGCATTTTTCTCTGCCGAAGCTGCGGCTGCCGCACTTGATATGGACACCGCTGTGGGTGATAATCCCTTTGACCTTGCTGGCATTGGCGGCAGCGTGGTTCAGCTGGGGCGCGCTTTGGAACGGCTGGACAACCCTGTTCCCCTAAAGGATGCCTCCACAAAACCACCGCAGAATACCGGCAGAAGGAAAAAATTAGCTATCGGTCAAAAGGAAGATGACCATAGCGGACACGATTTTGAAATGAAGATGTAAAGGAGATGCGATATGACAAACGAGAAATTAGCGGCACAGCATTATCTGAAAACCAATATCCTCGGCGCTTACGAAACCGCCGATATCATTTGGCAAAGCGACAGCGAGGGTACCTCTCACCGCACCTTTGCAGACAGCTTTGTTTACACGGATGAAACCTCCCATACCATTGAACGGGATATGGTGGTGGAGGACAGAGTGTTCCGGGTGCATTCTGTGTTCCCCGTAAAAAACGCCTCTACCCCCACAAAAAAGATGCTTTCAGTGATTGAAAACGACCTCGAAAAAGCGCTTAAAAATGCTTGATTTCAGTAGACTTGTGGAACCTGTTGCGGTATGCTTGGGTTACCGTATTCAGTTTGCCACAACAAGAAGGAGGATTTTAAACGATGGCAAACAACGAAAAATATACCATACTCTACGGCAGACTAAGCCAAGAAGATGACCGTGAGGGTGAGAGCAACAGCATCCAAAATCAGCGGCTGATTCTCACCAAGTACGCAGAGGAAAAGGGCTTTGGCAATATTCGTTTTCTTTTCGATGACGGTTTCAGCGGAACAAACTTCAATCGTCCTTCGTGGAATGAGATTATGGAGCTGATTGAAAGCGGACAGGTGGAAACCTTGATTGTCAAGGATATGAGCCGACTCGGCAGGGATTATCTGCAAACCGGCTTTCTCATGGAGCATACCTTCCCCAACAACAATGTTCGTTTCATTGCGATCAATGATGCGGTGGACACGCTCTACGGCGATAACGACTTTGCTCCGTTCCGGAACTTATTTAACGATTTTTATGCGAAAGACTGCAGCAAAAAGATTCGGTCGGTGAAGAAAGCACAGGCTGAGCGCGGGGAACGGGTTGGGACAAGACCACCCTATGGGTACAAAAAAGACGAGAGCAATCCCAAACAGATTGTTCCCGATCCAGAAGCCGCCGAAGTGGTCAAGCACATTTTTAAGCTGTGTGCCGAGGGCAGGGGCCCCAAGCAAATCGCAAGGCAACTCACGGGAGAACAGGTGGTAAATCCAAGCAATTACTATTTTAATCAGACCGGAGTGGCATTGACGAACTTGGATACCACCAGGCCCTACAGATGGCGAGATAACTCCATCGTCAATATTTTGGATGATGAAACTTATCTGGGGCACACGGTCAGCATGAAGCACACCACAGCATCTTACAAAAACAAAAAGCAGATCATCCGCCCGAAATCCGAATGGCTAAGGTTTGAAAACACCCATGAGGGCATCATCGACCAAGAAATCTGGGATATTGCCCATGCGGTTCGAGAGCACAAAAAGCGTCCGAGAAAAAACATGGAGAACCCTAACCCTTACTCAGGACTTGTATTCTGCGCCGATTGCGGAAAGCCTTTGGTGCTACACCGTGCCCACACCATGGACGAGAGTAAAAACAATTTCGCCTGCTCCACCTACAAGCAGTATGGCAAAGAAACCTGCTCCGCCCATTACATCAGGGAGAGTCAGCTTGCGGCGGTAATTTTGGATGATCTAAAGCGTGTCACCCACTTTGCAAGGCAAGATGAAGTGCTGTTTGCAGAGTGCATCAACCGCAAAAACACCGCCGATACGAGGAAAGAAATTACCGCGCTGCAAAAAGAGCTGGAGGGTATGCGAAAAAGGGATTTGGAGCTTACGGCACTTTTTAAGCGCCTCTACGAGGACAATGTGTTGGGTCGTATCCCCGATGAGCATTACCGAACCCTGTCCGATGAGTACACCGTAGAGCAAAAAGCCTTACGGGAACGCATGCCAAAGACTGAAGTCAGAATGGATAAGCTCAAAAACTCCCTTACCAACGTGGACAGGTTTATTGAAAAGGCGAAAAAGTATACCGACCTTACCGAACTGACTCCGGAACTGCTTCGGATGTTTATTGCAAAAGTTGTGGTGGGCGAAAAGGCTGAGAAATACTCCCGCACTGCTCCGCAGGATATTTGGATTCACTACCGTGACATTGGGATGCTGAATGATGTCAAAGAGGAATTCGATATTCCATCCATGGAAGAGTTCTACAGAATGGATGATGAAATGATATTTGATGATGAGCTGCCAGCCGCAATTTAAGGCATAGCAAAAGGCGGACAGCCGAAACTGTCCGCCTTATACCCCGCTTTTTTAGGCGGTTCACAAAGTATCCTTATGAACACCCGCTTAAAAGCAAGAGTGTTTTTTCTTTAGACCTAATCATAAGGAGGTTTTATTTATGGAAAAAGCAGCGGCTAAAATCATCTTCAGTCTTGTCCTAAGCCTGGTTTTCCTCATCAACGGCTGCTCCTCAGGCCAAGAACCCAGTCCGGCCGCCACTATGGCTCCAAAAGGAAAAGCCGGGATTGAGGTTTTCAGCAAAACTATGGAGCTTAATGAAATTGTTGATTTAGAGACTATGAAAATAAGGATCATTAATGTCAGTTTGGTAAGAAACACCGATCCCGACCCAGATGCCCCCTTGGGTAAAATCGCTTTAGGTGTGGAAATCGGGAACACCTCCAAACAAGATATCCAATTTCATCCTGAGGACTTCAAAATGACCATCGACGGCAAAGAAATTACCTCACCGGATCTTACCTTGACTTCATCTTTAGGCGGGACCTACCCTCCTCAGAGGGTACAACAAGGCTTTATCACGTTTCCCGTCAGGGAACATGAAGTCACCTCCGTGAAGGAATTGCAATTAGCCATTCCCCCTACCACAGATCAAGATGGCTCAGCCACTGAGGCCAAAGAGTACACCATTTTCATTGACGATTTAGAAGCTTAGCCACGTCTGAAGTCATACTTATTTATCAATCTATGGATTGTCTTGCGATTCATCCCGGCTGATTTAGCCGCCTGAGTGATATTGCCATTATGTTTGTCCAAAAGTTCCTTAAGGTATTTTATCTCAAATCGTTTCAACCAAATATCCTTTGCCTCATGAAAGGTAAAGGAGCCCAGATTCTCCTGCTCAGGGAGAATCTCTTTTTGTTCTTCAATGACTTTTTCCGGCAGATCACAAATTTTAACCATCTCCGACTCCGACAGGGAGATCGCTCTTTCCACAACATTACGCAGCTCACGGATATTCCCTGGCCAAGAATAACGTTTCATTGCCTTCATTGCCTCAGGAGTGAAGCCTCCCACCCTCTTATCCATATCTTGCGAGAATTTCTTACAGAAATGATTAACCAATAAAGGAATGTCCTGCTGCCGTTCATACAAGATGGGAAGCTTAAGGGTAATGACGTTGATTCGATAATAAAGATCTTCTCTGAACTCTTTGGTGCGGACTGCTTTTTCCAAATCGCGATTCGTAGCGGCCAAAACCCGAATATCGATATTGATCAAGCGATTGCCCCCTACCCTTCGGATCGCCCGTTCTTCCAAGGTTCTTAAAAGCTTGGCCTGCATGGCCAGAGTCAGCTCCCCCAATTCATCCAGAAAGAGAGTCCCCCCATGGGCCATTTCCAGCAGACCCTGCTTAGTGTTGTTCGCTCCTGTAAAGGCTCCTCTTTCATAACCAAATAATTCACTTTCCAAGAGATTTTCCGGTAAGGATGCACAATCCACGGGAATAAAAGGTCCTGTGGAACGTCTGCTGTTTTTGTGAATAGCCCGAGCGATGACTTCTTTACCGGTACCGCTTTTCCCCAGGATCAGGATGGAGGCATCACTATTGGAAATCTTGCCAATAGTTGCCAGGACATCTTGCAGCCCTCCCCGTGCACCAATAATATTATCGGTGTTTAGACCTTCCTGCAGCTGAGCCCGCAGCAGTTCGTTTTCCTCGGTTAAGGCGATATGCTGAAGCGCCTTATTAATGGTCAACTGCAGCTGTTCGATGGGAAAAGGCTTGGAAAGATAATCATAGGCCCCTTCTTTCATGGCTTGTACAGCTGAATCTACTGAAGCATAACCTGTGATCACAATGACTCTTGCCTTGGGGGCACATACTTTGGCTCTTTCCAGCACTTCAAATCCGCCGCATTTAGGCATTTTGATATCGGTTATGATCAGGTCAGGCTGCAGCCCGTAAATTTCTTCCAAAGCCTCACAACTATCTTCATAGGTAGTGCATTTATATCCCATGCGGTGGATAACCCTGGCACAGGTTTCCAGCATATCCGGCTCATCATCGATGACAACGATATGTCGATCCTCACCCACTCAAATCATCCTCCCGGTTCTTTGGCGCACAGGGCAAAATCATACTAAAGCAACTGCCTTCATGGGGAGTGCTCTCCATTCGCAAAAAACCGCCGTGCTCTTTCATAATGGTCAGGCTAATCGGTAATCCCAACCCTGTGCCCAATTCTTTTTCTTTTGTACTAAAAAAGGGGTCAAAAATAGCAGTCATCAGTTCTTCCGGTATTCCCGTGCCATTATCCTCAATATCTATTTGAACATTATTTTGCTCGGTATCATGTTTCGTCGTGATGATAATCTGTCCTCCTGCCGGCAGTGCATCTTTGGCATTGGTTAAGATATTGACAAGCACTTGCTCCAGTTGGTCTTTATTGCCGTTAACGATTGGTAGGGGGTTGAGGTTAAGAATAAAGATGATATCCTTGCGGGAAAACTGTCTTTCCAGCCAAACCACCGTTTCCTTGATTAAATTCCCCAGATCGACTAAGGCTGTTTCGTTTTTCGTTCGTCTGGAAAAAGAGAGTAACCCTCGAGTGATATGAGCTATCCGTTCTGTATGCTTTTTTATAACCAGCAGGTCTTTGACGACCTCTTCAGGCAATTCTTTTTCCGAGGCCTCTAAAAGAAGCCATTCTAATCTGGACAGAATGATCCCTGTAGGATTGTTAATCTCGTGAGTAAGATTAGCCGCCAATCTTCCTGCAGCAGCTAACCGCTCAGAATAGATCAGCTGAAGCTGGGTCCTTTCCAGCTCTTTAATGGTTCTGAGCAATGACCTATTAAGCTGAGTAATTTCCTTATTAGCTTCTTCCAAATTATTCTTTTCCCGGGCCAGGCGATTCAGTAATTGAGAGCGTTGCAGAGTCGCCGCGACTTGGTTGGCTATGGCTAAGATAATTTCCAGAAAATCCCGGCTTAGCCCTTCTTTAACGGTGCTCTTAAGGGTAATCACGCCAAATATTTCCGTACCTGAGATCAACGGCACACAAATATGGGACCGGAAAATTCTTCTGCAGGTTTCCCCGGCACTACAGGGACAAGCTTGATCCTGCCCTGAAATCATCGGCAATTGATCCCGTAAAGCCTTGCAATCTCCCGATGTTAACCCACTGCAAGCGTAATCTTCAGCCAATATATTAAAATTGCATTCGTAGTGAACAAAAATCTCCTCGATCTCTTCTTTTATTGCCGGTAACAGCTCTTCTATTTTTATGGGCAAAAAACCCGTTAAATTGTTTATTTTATGAAGTGCAATAATCTGTTTTTTCAGTTCCTCTTCAGAAGATGACAACATGCTTTGCCTCATATCCATCCTGTCACACATCCTTAGCAGCCTTAATTAATGCGGCAAGATTCTCCGGCTTGGTATCCAAAGGTATTTCACATCCTGAACTTAAAATAAACCTTCTACCGGCTGCCAGACTTATCAACTCTTTACCTTCACGAAGGATCTCCTGAGGCGTTTTATTAATAAAGCGGTAGGGTTTAATATTTCCGGACACCAAAAAGTCTCCTTCCCACTTTAATGCTTCTTCCAACGGCACTTCATAATCTATACCGGCAATATCCACTCCGCATTGGCGATAGTAGGGCAAAAGCCCTTGGCTGTTTCCCGTTATCATCAGCCAGGAGGCTCTCGCCCCCGCTGATTTGAATTGGGAAAAAACAGCACGGATATGGGGTAATATATAGCGGCCATACATCTCACTGGGAAGAATGCTTTGAGAAGAGCTGGGATCGATTACCGCCGAGATATGAGCGCCTTGAGCAAGTAAGGCCAAGCCGGATTTTAAAGAAACTCCGGAAGCGAACCTTATTATGTCTTCAAATTCACAAGGCGAATCAAGCAAAAGATATAAGAGTCTTTCCAATCCCATCAATTGGCTGGCAATACTCATAGGTCCCAATACCACTCCTACAATAGGCAGATTATCTCCCAGCTCAGCCTTTAGAAAGGCGGCAGCCCGCAGTAATTCCGGCATTCTGCCATCTGTTAAAGGGTTGAAATCCGGTAATTCTTTTAATTGTTTGGGATCTTCCAATCTGTATTTTTCAATATACGGATAAGCATTTTCCGGAAAATATATTTTTGATCCCAAAGCCTCTGCTTCGATGCAGTTATCTCCATAGACAAAGACCGCATCATAGTCGAATTTCTGCTGTGAATTCAACTGACATTGCGCCAAAATTTCTCCGTTTTGCAGATATTCTTTTAATTTTACCTTTGTTAAAAATGCCGCCCCTCCAAATACCAACGGAATACAAAGTGACTTACCAAAAGCATGACCTGCCAGAGCAGCCTCTAACCTCTGTAACCTATTCACTCCACAACATTCCCTTCATAAACCTGGAGAAATCTTATCAGTTCAAAGGCATCTTTCGCTATCATATCCACATCGAGATCCTCTTTTTCTAATTGTTTAACAGAAGCCCCCCCAGCTATCACCATAATATCCGCCCTATTCTCTTCCCTTAGCAACCTCTTTATCTCTCTAATGCCCGCCGCTGAGGAAAAGATTAAGCTGCTCACTCCGATAAAATCTGCCTTTTCCGCTTTAGCAGTCATTACGAATTGAGCAGGTGGAACATCTTTGCCTAAGTCGATTACTTTATAACCCACCGTTCTTAAGAGAGTCGTGACGATGTTTTTCCCCAAATCATGGATATCCCCTTGAATTGTACCCATGACAAATACTCCTTTTAACCGGAAGGAACCAAACTCGGCAGGCAATTTTTCCATCTCCGGACAAACCACCTCATCGACAACCTCTTTCATTGCTCTGGCCGCTAATAAAATTTCTAAGAGATTGAATTGATTCATATTGCATTTTGCATCGAGGGAATCCAAAGCTCTTGTCAGCCCTTCTACTAATTGAGTTATCCTATAACCTTTGGCTAATAAATCCCTTGCGATAAAAACAGACTCCTTTGCATTCCCTTGTATGACGGTTTCCACTAAGTCGGCGACATCGTCCAAATCTTCACCTTCTCTCTATGGACTATTACCAACCTTTTATTTCTCCCGACAACAGCTATATACCTCTATTTTACTAGATGCTGAACAGCTTTAGGTCAAAAAAAGCTTGAACACCCTGTGAATACAAGGGTCTTCAAGCTTTTTATAGCATCATAACTGTCAAAGACAGTAGAATACATGGCAATTATAGTTTCGTAAAGTTGCACAGTTCCAATACACCTTTGGCATTAGAACAGTCCTTTTCTAACTGAGCTAAAAGCTCGTTTACCCCATTGAATTTTCGTTCATCACGCAAACGTTCTACGATCATTACTGTAATCTCCCTGCCATACAAATCACCGTCAAAATCAATGAAATGAACTTCAACCACCGTATCATACATTTCATGAAAGGTAGGCTTCATACCGATGTTCATCATCCCTAAGACGCGCGTTCCGTCAATCAAGCTCCAAACCGCGTAGACCCCCCGCTTCGGAATCAGATAATCTTCGGAAGTGAGAATATTGGCAGTTGGATAACCAAGCTGACGACCGCGCTCTTCTCCATGTACCACTATCCCGCGCAAGCAAGGAAGTCTCCCAAGCAGAGAACTCGCCGATTGAATATCCCCTTGAAGTAATGCTTTACGGATACTGCTCGAGGAAATCACCCGGCCACCCATTGTCTGAGCTTGAAGTACACTAACTCCAAATCCATGTTTCTGCCCTAAGGCCTGAATCAACTCAGGATTACCCTTACCTTGGGCACCAAATGAATAATTAAACCCCACCACAACATGAATCACTCCAAGGGGTATGAGAATCTTCTCTACAAACTGTTCCGGGGAAGTGTTCGCCATCTCCATGTTAAAGGGGAGATGGTAAACAGTACGGACCCCAATCTCCTCCATATAATGCAATCGTTCCTGAGTCGTGGATAATAGCTTTATTCCCCGTTCGGGGAATAATACTTTTAGAGGGTGAGGTTCAAAGACCAAAACGTCGAGTCCCACTCCTAAACGTTCAGCTTGTTCCAGTCCATGCTCAAGTAATCGACGATGTCCCAGATGTACTCCATCAAAATTACCTAACGCTAAGACACATGGCTCTCTTTCTATAGGTAAACTAGTTCGAACTTGCACCGATTTGACCCTCCTATATTATCTAAACTTGGCTGCCAAGCTTTCAAGTTTTGCAGCCAAGTATCATGCGAAAACTTTATGGGGATAAAGACTGTCCTCTCGCCAGACCCCAATTCCGATTAATTCTTCACCCTCCATGACCTGAACAAAACTCGATGTTCCAACGTAGGATCCCGCCTCGGGCAGCGAATTCTTTTCGGCGGAATGAATAAGGACTTGTGCTTTTTTTGTAGGCAATCCGTGGCGAAAAGCCT encodes the following:
- a CDS encoding uroporphyrinogen decarboxylase family protein; amino-acid sequence: MNRLQRLEAALAGHAFGKSLCIPLVFGGAAFLTKVKLKEYLQNGEILAQCQLNSQQKFDYDAVFVYGDNCIEAEALGSKIYFPENAYPYIEKYRLEDPKQLKELPDFNPLTDGRMPELLRAAAFLKAELGDNLPIVGVVLGPMSIASQLMGLERLLYLLLDSPCEFEDIIRFASGVSLKSGLALLAQGAHISAVIDPSSSQSILPSEMYGRYILPHIRAVFSQFKSAGARASWLMITGNSQGLLPYYRQCGVDIAGIDYEVPLEEALKWEGDFLVSGNIKPYRFINKTPQEILREGKELISLAAGRRFILSSGCEIPLDTKPENLAALIKAAKDV
- a CDS encoding sensor histidine kinase, which translates into the protein MCDRMDMRQSMLSSSEEELKKQIIALHKINNLTGFLPIKIEELLPAIKEEIEEIFVHYECNFNILAEDYACSGLTSGDCKALRDQLPMISGQDQACPCSAGETCRRIFRSHICVPLISGTEIFGVITLKSTVKEGLSRDFLEIILAIANQVAATLQRSQLLNRLAREKNNLEEANKEITQLNRSLLRTIKELERTQLQLIYSERLAAAGRLAANLTHEINNPTGIILSRLEWLLLEASEKELPEEVVKDLLVIKKHTERIAHITRGLLSFSRRTKNETALVDLGNLIKETVVWLERQFSRKDIIFILNLNPLPIVNGNKDQLEQVLVNILTNAKDALPAGGQIIITTKHDTEQNNVQIDIEDNGTGIPEELMTAIFDPFFSTKEKELGTGLGLPISLTIMKEHGGFLRMESTPHEGSCFSMILPCAPKNREDDLSG
- a CDS encoding recombinase family protein, producing MANNEKYTILYGRLSQEDDREGESNSIQNQRLILTKYAEEKGFGNIRFLFDDGFSGTNFNRPSWNEIMELIESGQVETLIVKDMSRLGRDYLQTGFLMEHTFPNNNVRFIAINDAVDTLYGDNDFAPFRNLFNDFYAKDCSKKIRSVKKAQAERGERVGTRPPYGYKKDESNPKQIVPDPEAAEVVKHIFKLCAEGRGPKQIARQLTGEQVVNPSNYYFNQTGVALTNLDTTRPYRWRDNSIVNILDDETYLGHTVSMKHTTASYKNKKQIIRPKSEWLRFENTHEGIIDQEIWDIAHAVREHKKRPRKNMENPNPYSGLVFCADCGKPLVLHRAHTMDESKNNFACSTYKQYGKETCSAHYIRESQLAAVILDDLKRVTHFARQDEVLFAECINRKNTADTRKEITALQKELEGMRKRDLELTALFKRLYEDNVLGRIPDEHYRTLSDEYTVEQKALRERMPKTEVRMDKLKNSLTNVDRFIEKAKKYTDLTELTPELLRMFIAKVVVGEKAEKYSRTAPQDIWIHYRDIGMLNDVKEEFDIPSMEEFYRMDDEMIFDDELPAAI
- a CDS encoding cobalamin B12-binding domain-containing protein: MDDVADLVETVIQGNAKESVFIARDLLAKGYRITQLVEGLTRALDSLDAKCNMNQFNLLEILLAARAMKEVVDEVVCPEMEKLPAEFGSFRLKGVFVMGTIQGDIHDLGKNIVTTLLRTVGYKVIDLGKDVPPAQFVMTAKAEKADFIGVSSLIFSSAAGIREIKRLLREENRADIMVIAGGASVKQLEKEDLDVDMIAKDAFELIRFLQVYEGNVVE
- a CDS encoding sigma-54-dependent transcriptional regulator, giving the protein MGEDRHIVVIDDEPDMLETCARVIHRMGYKCTTYEDSCEALEEIYGLQPDLIITDIKMPKCGGFEVLERAKVCAPKARVIVITGYASVDSAVQAMKEGAYDYLSKPFPIEQLQLTINKALQHIALTEENELLRAQLQEGLNTDNIIGARGGLQDVLATIGKISNSDASILILGKSGTGKEVIARAIHKNSRRSTGPFIPVDCASLPENLLESELFGYERGAFTGANNTKQGLLEMAHGGTLFLDELGELTLAMQAKLLRTLEERAIRRVGGNRLINIDIRVLAATNRDLEKAVRTKEFREDLYYRINVITLKLPILYERQQDIPLLVNHFCKKFSQDMDKRVGGFTPEAMKAMKRYSWPGNIRELRNVVERAISLSESEMVKICDLPEKVIEEQKEILPEQENLGSFTFHEAKDIWLKRFEIKYLKELLDKHNGNITQAAKSAGMNRKTIHRLINKYDFRRG
- a CDS encoding relaxase/mobilization nuclease domain-containing protein, which gives rise to MATVNFIPCKKQNAFSMRNEIEYILQDFKVCIEPEKFNCDHTVNYQTYSECADKTGCIRLISGKDCCPETAFQEFMATKNSFKKADQTMFYHYDQAFKDGETISPKTAHEIAVKFAEDNYPDYEVVIATHVDNEHLHSHFIINSVSFKTGKKLHQGPKTLLKLRAYSDRICRQYGLTTLEPYNGGKSKSLASREYRAAAKGQSWKFSLMNAIDTAMKISGTKAEFIKNMEQQDYAVKWTENRKYITYTCPNTMSCRDLKLHDNRYLKEMMEREFEFRRIEATERRLAASRPDSPAAIAEQPVLSSDTGEAGQPVLQSRTDLGWNRELGETAENLTTAAPQHQNTTGQSSCEVGAGAKQQDPVADTADGVTGWESEREAFFSAEAAAAALDMDTAVGDNPFDLAGIGGSVVQLGRALERLDNPVPLKDASTKPPQNTGRRKKLAIGQKEDDHSGHDFEMKM
- a CDS encoding bifunctional riboflavin kinase/FAD synthetase, with the translated sequence MQVRTSLPIEREPCVLALGNFDGVHLGHRRLLEHGLEQAERLGVGLDVLVFEPHPLKVLFPERGIKLLSTTQERLHYMEEIGVRTVYHLPFNMEMANTSPEQFVEKILIPLGVIHVVVGFNYSFGAQGKGNPELIQALGQKHGFGVSVLQAQTMGGRVISSSSIRKALLQGDIQSASSLLGRLPCLRGIVVHGEERGRQLGYPTANILTSEDYLIPKRGVYAVWSLIDGTRVLGMMNIGMKPTFHEMYDTVVEVHFIDFDGDLYGREITVMIVERLRDERKFNGVNELLAQLEKDCSNAKGVLELCNFTKL